In Nonomuraea muscovyensis, one genomic interval encodes:
- the ileS gene encoding isoleucine--tRNA ligase: protein MTSPTFRSLPAQVDLPALEREVLARWRDGKVFERSVEQNDGNPAWVFYEGPPTANGLPGVHHVEARVFKDLFPRYKSMQGFSVPRKAGWDCHGLPVEVGVEKELGLSGKKDIEAYGIAEFNAKCRDSVLRHVDAFEQMTERMGYWIDLSTAYRTMDPSYVESVWWSLKVIFDKGLLFRDFRITPYCPRCGTGLSDHELGQPGGYETVSSPSVYVRMPATSGRLAELGASLLIWTTTPWTLVSNTAVAVHPDVTYVAARTADGEVLVVAEPLLHVLGEGATVAARFTGRELEHTTYTRPFELVDIPDAHHVVLGDYVTVEDGTGLVHQAPAFGADDLTVIKKYGLPVVNPIGPDGRFHDDVPLVGGMFFKDADEPLTEALRARGLLFRGGHFEHSYPHCWRCHTPLLYYALPSWYIRTTAVKDAMLEENAKTNWYPETIKWGRFGEWLRNNVDWSLSRSRYWGTPLPLWVCSADESHVTCVGSMEELGRLAGRDVSALDPHRPYVDDVTFGCPECGETAVRVPDVIDAWYDSGSMPFAQWGARGRPEGVYPAQFICEATDQTRGWFYSLMAVGTLVFGQSSYENVLCLGLILAEDGRKMSKHLGNVLEPIPLMDQHGADALRWFMACSGSPWAARRVGHHALEEIVRKVLLTYWNTASFFTLYAGAESWSPAMLADAPPAAERPLLDRWALAELHRTVAEVTASLDEYDTQRAGRRLAEFLDDLSNWYVRRSRRRFWQGSREAFATLYECLETVTRLMAPIAPFVTDYLWDVLRSPEAPPSVHLTSWPATREDLLDPALSEQMALVRRLVELGRSARASSGVKTRQPLRRALVGAHGWPSLPAELRDLIADELNVQALEDMSGFSADLVSYTVKPNFRALGKRFGSQTKLVAAAVAAADPASLAPTLRSGGTVTVEAGDLGPVSLGSDDVIVTEHPRSGWAVETGAVDTGTGETVALDLELTDELRRAGLLREVIRLVQEARKATGLSITDRIDLWWTTTNADLAQALASDGAPVAEEVLAASVTQGARPDLPEHTDADLGLTFQLRRA from the coding sequence ATGACGTCCCCTACTTTCCGCTCTCTTCCCGCGCAGGTCGACCTGCCCGCGCTCGAGCGCGAGGTCCTCGCCCGGTGGCGGGACGGGAAGGTCTTCGAGCGCTCCGTCGAGCAGAACGACGGCAACCCCGCCTGGGTGTTCTACGAGGGCCCGCCCACCGCCAACGGCCTGCCCGGCGTGCACCACGTCGAGGCCCGCGTCTTCAAGGACCTCTTCCCCCGCTACAAGTCGATGCAGGGTTTCAGCGTGCCGCGCAAGGCCGGCTGGGACTGTCACGGCCTGCCGGTCGAGGTCGGCGTCGAGAAGGAGCTCGGCCTGTCCGGCAAGAAGGACATCGAGGCGTACGGCATCGCCGAGTTCAACGCCAAGTGCCGCGACTCGGTGCTGCGGCACGTCGACGCGTTCGAGCAGATGACCGAGCGGATGGGCTACTGGATCGACCTGTCCACCGCCTACCGCACCATGGACCCGTCCTACGTCGAGTCGGTGTGGTGGTCGCTGAAGGTCATCTTCGACAAGGGCCTGCTGTTCCGTGACTTCCGCATCACGCCCTACTGCCCGCGCTGCGGCACCGGCCTGTCCGACCACGAGCTGGGCCAGCCGGGCGGCTACGAGACCGTCTCCAGCCCGTCGGTCTACGTCCGCATGCCCGCCACCTCCGGGCGGCTGGCCGAGCTGGGCGCGTCCCTGCTGATCTGGACGACGACGCCGTGGACGCTGGTGTCCAACACCGCGGTGGCCGTGCACCCCGACGTGACGTACGTGGCGGCGCGCACCGCCGACGGCGAGGTGCTGGTGGTGGCCGAGCCGCTGCTGCACGTGCTGGGCGAGGGCGCCACCGTGGCGGCCCGCTTCACCGGGCGGGAGCTGGAGCACACCACCTACACCCGGCCGTTCGAGCTGGTCGACATCCCCGACGCCCACCACGTGGTGCTCGGCGACTACGTGACGGTCGAGGACGGCACCGGCCTGGTGCACCAGGCTCCGGCGTTCGGCGCCGACGACCTGACCGTGATCAAGAAGTACGGCCTGCCGGTCGTCAACCCGATCGGCCCCGACGGGCGTTTCCACGACGACGTGCCCCTGGTCGGCGGCATGTTCTTCAAGGACGCCGACGAGCCGCTGACCGAGGCCCTGCGGGCCCGCGGGCTGCTGTTCCGCGGCGGCCACTTCGAGCACAGCTACCCGCACTGCTGGCGCTGCCACACGCCGCTGCTCTACTACGCGCTGCCGTCCTGGTACATCCGCACCACCGCGGTCAAGGACGCGATGCTGGAGGAGAACGCCAAGACCAACTGGTACCCCGAGACGATCAAGTGGGGCCGGTTCGGCGAGTGGCTGCGTAACAACGTCGACTGGTCGCTGTCACGCTCGCGCTACTGGGGCACGCCGCTGCCGCTGTGGGTGTGCTCGGCCGACGAGAGCCACGTGACGTGCGTCGGCTCGATGGAGGAGCTGGGCCGGCTCGCCGGCCGCGACGTGTCGGCGCTCGACCCGCACCGCCCGTACGTGGACGACGTCACCTTCGGCTGCCCGGAGTGCGGCGAGACGGCCGTGCGGGTGCCCGACGTGATCGACGCCTGGTACGACTCGGGGTCCATGCCGTTCGCCCAGTGGGGCGCGCGCGGCAGGCCCGAGGGCGTCTACCCGGCCCAGTTCATCTGCGAGGCGACCGACCAGACGCGCGGCTGGTTCTACTCGCTGATGGCGGTCGGCACCCTGGTGTTCGGCCAGTCGTCCTACGAGAACGTGCTCTGCCTCGGCCTCATCCTGGCCGAGGACGGCCGCAAGATGAGCAAGCATCTCGGCAACGTGCTGGAGCCCATCCCCCTGATGGACCAGCACGGCGCCGACGCGCTGCGCTGGTTCATGGCCTGCTCCGGCTCGCCGTGGGCGGCCCGCCGCGTGGGACACCACGCGCTGGAGGAGATCGTCCGCAAGGTCCTGCTGACCTACTGGAACACCGCGTCGTTCTTCACCCTCTACGCGGGCGCCGAGTCGTGGTCGCCGGCGATGCTGGCCGACGCGCCGCCCGCGGCCGAGCGCCCGCTGCTCGACCGGTGGGCGCTGGCCGAGCTGCACCGCACGGTCGCCGAGGTCACCGCGTCGCTGGACGAGTACGACACACAGCGGGCCGGCCGCAGGCTCGCCGAGTTCCTCGACGACCTGTCCAACTGGTATGTACGCCGCTCCCGCCGCCGCTTCTGGCAGGGGTCGCGCGAGGCGTTCGCCACGCTGTACGAGTGCCTGGAGACGGTGACCCGGCTGATGGCGCCGATCGCGCCGTTCGTCACCGACTACCTGTGGGACGTGCTGCGCTCCCCCGAGGCGCCGCCGTCGGTGCACCTGACGTCGTGGCCGGCGACCCGCGAGGACCTGCTCGACCCGGCGCTGTCGGAGCAGATGGCGCTGGTCCGCCGCCTGGTGGAGCTGGGCCGCTCGGCCCGCGCCTCGTCCGGCGTCAAGACGCGTCAGCCGCTGCGCCGGGCGCTCGTCGGCGCCCACGGCTGGCCGTCGCTGCCGGCGGAGCTGCGCGACCTCATCGCCGACGAGCTGAACGTGCAGGCCCTGGAGGACATGTCGGGCTTCAGCGCCGACCTGGTGTCCTACACGGTCAAGCCGAACTTCCGGGCGCTCGGCAAGCGGTTCGGCTCGCAGACGAAGCTCGTGGCCGCCGCCGTGGCCGCCGCCGACCCGGCCTCACTGGCCCCGACTCTGCGCTCCGGCGGCACGGTGACGGTCGAGGCGGGCGACCTCGGGCCGGTCTCCCTCGGCTCCGACGACGTGATCGTCACCGAGCACCCCCGTTCCGGCTGGGCGGTGGAGACGGGCGCCGTCGACACGGGCACCGGCGAGACGGTCGCGCTCGACCTGGAGCTGACCGACGAGCTGCGCCGCGCGGGGCTGCTGCGCGAGGTCATCCGCCTGGTGCAGGAGGCCCGCAAGGCCACCGGCCTGTCAATCACGGACCGGATCGACCTGTGGTGGACCACCACCAACGCCGACCTGGCGCAGGCGCTGGCCTCGGACGGCGCGCCGGTGGCGGAGGAGGTGCTGGCCGCGTCCGTCACGCAGGGTGCCCGGCCGGACCTGCCCGAGCACACGGACGCGGACCTGGGCCTGACCTTCCAGCTCCGCCGCGCCTGA
- a CDS encoding DivIVA domain-containing protein yields MPLTPADVRNKQFSTTRLRPGYDEEEVDAFLDEVEAELDRLIQENEELRAKLAECLRGKVPGGMNMPMASAPVQEQPKPEMMMPPQPEPMKAPEPPQQQQPVPVAMNMPPAEDNMDTAARVLALAQQTADQAIADARREADETVTRARREADEILTKARRQAEQVIGDARARAETLERDAQERHRQAMGSLVQTRDELERKVEELRSFEREYRSRLKLYLENQLAELNVSAEGSGAFPVMSGGPSAPAMSHAVPQGGQPPLPGGPNPFGGEAPQGVFPGGDGPHNDRR; encoded by the coding sequence ATGCCGCTGACGCCCGCTGACGTGCGGAACAAGCAGTTCAGTACCACCCGGTTGCGCCCGGGCTACGACGAGGAAGAGGTCGATGCGTTCCTCGACGAGGTCGAAGCCGAGCTTGACCGCCTGATCCAGGAGAACGAGGAGCTGCGGGCCAAGCTGGCCGAGTGCCTGCGTGGGAAGGTGCCGGGCGGCATGAACATGCCCATGGCCTCCGCCCCGGTGCAGGAGCAGCCCAAGCCCGAGATGATGATGCCGCCGCAGCCGGAGCCGATGAAGGCGCCCGAGCCGCCGCAGCAGCAGCAGCCGGTCCCCGTGGCGATGAACATGCCGCCCGCCGAGGACAACATGGACACCGCGGCTCGCGTGCTCGCCCTGGCCCAGCAGACGGCCGACCAGGCCATCGCCGACGCCCGACGTGAGGCCGACGAGACCGTCACCCGCGCCCGCCGCGAGGCCGACGAGATCCTGACCAAGGCTCGCCGTCAGGCCGAGCAGGTCATCGGCGACGCCCGTGCCCGCGCCGAGACGCTCGAGCGCGACGCGCAGGAGCGCCACCGCCAGGCCATGGGCTCCCTCGTGCAGACGCGTGACGAGCTCGAGCGCAAGGTCGAGGAGCTGCGCAGCTTCGAGCGCGAATACCGCAGCCGGCTCAAGCTCTACCTGGAGAACCAGCTCGCCGAGCTCAACGTCTCCGCCGAGGGCAGCGGTGCCTTCCCGGTGATGTCGGGTGGTCCCTCCGCTCCGGCCATGTCGCACGCCGTTCCCCAGGGCGGGCAGCCGCCTCTGCCCGGCGGTCCCAACCCCTTCGGCGGCGAGGCCCCCCAGGGCGTTTTCCCCGGCGGTGACGGTCCTCACAACGACCGCCGGTAA
- a CDS encoding YggT family protein, with amino-acid sequence MGIVSQILVVVLSLYLVLLIGRMIFETVQAFARQWHPSGVVLVLAEATYTATDPPLKFLRRFIPPLRLGTVAFDLSFTVLFIIVLLLIQIVGWLGR; translated from the coding sequence GTGGGGATCGTAAGTCAGATCTTGGTCGTAGTCCTGTCGCTCTATCTGGTGTTGCTCATCGGCAGGATGATCTTCGAGACGGTGCAGGCGTTCGCCCGGCAGTGGCATCCCTCCGGGGTCGTGCTGGTGCTGGCGGAGGCCACCTACACCGCAACAGACCCACCCCTGAAGTTCCTCCGCCGTTTCATTCCTCCGCTCCGGTTGGGTACGGTGGCCTTTGACCTAAGCTTCACTGTCCTCTTCATCATCGTCCTCCTCCTCATCCAGATCGTTGGATGGCTGGGACGGTGA
- a CDS encoding cell division protein SepF, translated as MAGAMRKMAVYLGLVEDDRYERYETYPDDYAYEDEPARTGEERPVAVQEREEEAEVGVPAPRPTTTVLERRTTDLARITTLHPRTYNEARTIGEHFRDGTPVIMNLTEMVDSDAKRLVDFAAGLVFGLHGSIERVTNKVFLLSPANVEVTAEDKARIAERGFFNQS; from the coding sequence ATGGCCGGCGCGATGCGCAAGATGGCGGTCTACCTCGGTCTCGTGGAGGACGACCGCTACGAGAGGTACGAGACCTACCCCGACGACTACGCCTACGAGGACGAGCCGGCGCGCACCGGCGAGGAGCGTCCCGTGGCCGTCCAGGAGCGCGAGGAGGAGGCCGAGGTGGGCGTGCCCGCCCCCAGGCCCACCACGACGGTCCTGGAGCGCCGCACGACCGATCTGGCCCGCATCACCACGCTGCACCCCCGCACCTACAACGAGGCCCGCACGATCGGCGAGCACTTCCGCGACGGCACCCCGGTCATCATGAACCTGACCGAGATGGTTGACAGCGACGCCAAGCGCCTTGTGGATTTCGCGGCAGGTCTGGTCTTTGGCCTACACGGCAGCATCGAACGTGTTACCAACAAGGTATTCCTGTTGTCCCCAGCCAATGTCGAGGTGACCGCCGAGGACAAGGCCCGAATCGCGGAACGCGGGTTCTTCAACCAGAGTTAG
- a CDS encoding YggS family pyridoxal phosphate-dependent enzyme — protein sequence MRRDEIAAGLAEVEGRIAEACRAAGRDRGEVTLIAVTKTRPAEDVRLLSELGVRDVGENRDQEAAVKARELAGLPLTWHFVGQLQTNKARSVAGYADVVHSVDRLRLAAAISREAGRLGREVGCLVQVALDDDPGRGGAAPADVPALADEIAALGNVWLGGVMAVAPLGEDPGKAFARLREVSLAVRERHPRATMISAGMSDDLAEAIAHGATHVRVGTALLGRRKLFVR from the coding sequence ATGAGGCGGGATGAGATCGCGGCCGGGCTGGCCGAGGTCGAGGGACGGATCGCGGAGGCGTGCCGGGCGGCCGGCCGTGACCGCGGCGAGGTCACGCTGATCGCCGTCACCAAGACCCGCCCCGCCGAGGACGTGCGGTTGCTGTCCGAGCTGGGCGTGCGCGACGTCGGCGAGAACCGCGACCAGGAGGCCGCCGTCAAGGCGCGCGAGCTCGCCGGACTCCCTCTCACCTGGCACTTCGTCGGCCAGTTGCAGACCAACAAGGCGCGCTCCGTGGCCGGCTACGCCGACGTGGTCCACTCGGTGGACCGGCTCAGGCTGGCTGCCGCGATCAGCAGGGAGGCCGGGCGGCTCGGCCGCGAGGTCGGCTGCCTGGTGCAGGTCGCGCTGGACGACGACCCCGGCAGGGGCGGCGCCGCGCCGGCCGACGTGCCGGCGCTCGCCGACGAGATCGCCGCGCTCGGCAACGTCTGGCTGGGCGGCGTCATGGCCGTCGCCCCGCTGGGGGAGGACCCGGGCAAGGCGTTCGCGCGGCTGCGCGAGGTGTCCCTGGCCGTGCGGGAGCGCCACCCGCGCGCCACGATGATCTCGGCGGGGATGAGCGACGATCTGGCCGAGGCCATCGCGCACGGCGCGACACACGTGCGGGTCGGTACGGCGTTGCTCGGCCGCCGCAAGCTCTTCGTCAGGTAA
- the ftsZ gene encoding cell division protein FtsZ: MAAPQNYLAVIKVVGIGGGGVNAVNRMIEEGLKGVEFIAINTDAQALLMSDADVKLDVGRELTRGLGAGANPDVGRKAAEDHREEIEEVLKGADMVFVTAGEGGGTGTGGAPVVANIARSLGALTIGVVTRPFSFEGRRRAMQAEAGIETLRDEVDTLIVIPNDRLLSISDRQVSVLDAFKAADQVLLSGVQGITDLITTPGLINLDFADVKSVMSGAGSALMGIGHARGDDRSVAAAEMAVSSPLLEASIDGAHGVLLSIAGGSDLGLFEINEAAQLVSMAAAPDANIIFGTVIDDALGDEVRVTVIAAGFDDMPPVEKQMPRPQSRPAASPVSSPSRPSVAQPTVKAEAAPRADFRPESRPEARPEFRSEPLPEPRPEPQVESRTEFRPEPVRPVESVPEPAPAPEPVAEEPPSPVSIPRPTPEPTNPPTPITSRMSEPTKRRPVVFEEQEEELDVPDFLK, translated from the coding sequence GTGGCAGCACCGCAGAACTACCTCGCGGTCATCAAGGTCGTCGGCATCGGCGGCGGCGGAGTCAACGCCGTCAACCGGATGATCGAGGAGGGACTCAAGGGCGTCGAGTTCATCGCGATAAACACCGACGCCCAGGCGCTGCTGATGAGTGACGCCGACGTCAAACTCGACGTGGGCCGAGAGCTCACGCGCGGACTGGGCGCTGGCGCCAACCCCGATGTGGGGCGCAAGGCGGCCGAAGACCACCGCGAGGAGATCGAGGAGGTCCTCAAGGGGGCCGACATGGTCTTCGTCACGGCCGGCGAGGGCGGCGGCACCGGCACCGGTGGCGCGCCCGTCGTGGCCAACATCGCACGTTCCCTGGGCGCCCTGACCATAGGCGTCGTCACCCGGCCCTTCAGCTTCGAGGGCCGCCGCCGGGCCATGCAGGCCGAGGCGGGCATCGAGACGCTGCGCGACGAGGTCGACACCCTCATCGTGATCCCCAACGACCGGCTGCTGTCGATCTCCGACCGGCAGGTGAGCGTGCTCGACGCGTTCAAGGCGGCCGACCAGGTGCTGCTGTCCGGTGTGCAGGGCATCACCGACCTCATCACCACGCCCGGCCTGATCAACCTCGACTTCGCCGACGTCAAGTCCGTCATGTCCGGCGCCGGCTCGGCCCTCATGGGCATCGGCCACGCCCGGGGCGACGACCGCTCCGTCGCGGCGGCCGAGATGGCCGTCTCCAGCCCGCTGCTGGAGGCCAGCATCGACGGCGCCCACGGCGTGCTGCTGTCGATCGCGGGCGGCTCAGACCTCGGCCTGTTCGAGATCAACGAGGCGGCCCAGCTCGTCTCCATGGCCGCGGCGCCCGACGCCAACATCATCTTCGGCACGGTCATCGACGACGCGCTCGGCGACGAGGTGCGGGTCACCGTCATCGCCGCGGGCTTCGACGACATGCCGCCGGTGGAGAAGCAGATGCCGCGCCCGCAGAGCCGGCCCGCCGCCTCGCCGGTCTCCTCGCCCTCGCGGCCCAGCGTGGCCCAGCCGACGGTGAAGGCCGAGGCGGCGCCGCGCGCCGACTTCAGGCCCGAGTCGCGTCCGGAGGCCCGGCCCGAGTTCCGGTCCGAGCCGCTTCCCGAGCCCCGCCCCGAGCCGCAGGTGGAGTCGCGCACGGAGTTCCGGCCCGAGCCGGTGCGGCCCGTCGAGAGCGTCCCGGAGCCCGCCCCGGCCCCCGAGCCGGTCGCCGAGGAGCCGCCGAGCCCCGTCTCGATCCCCCGGCCGACGCCCGAGCCGACCAACCCGCCCACGCCCATCACCTCCCGCATGTCGGAGCCCACCAAGCGTCGCCCGGTGGTCTTCGAGGAGCAGGAGGAGGAGCTGGACGTCCCCGACTTCCTCAAGTGA
- a CDS encoding cell division protein FtsQ/DivIB, which translates to MKARTALLVLLTAGVVGTAAWLVFFSPVLGVRSIEIVGNLTVPTGNIRQQAGVPALHPLATVDLAAVESRVLGIRRLATAKAERVWPGTLKIEVVEREPVAALQVSGKAAVVDKQGVVIEIKDTVPPLLPVLVVDRPAAGEPATMAALQVIQNLPDALVGRIRQVRATTAEGVSLTLSDGRSVVWGGTDRGEEKGRILTRLLRRKAEVYDVSSPDVVTLR; encoded by the coding sequence ATGAAGGCGCGCACGGCACTGCTGGTGCTGCTCACCGCCGGTGTGGTCGGCACCGCCGCGTGGCTGGTGTTCTTCTCGCCCGTGCTCGGTGTCCGTTCGATCGAGATCGTGGGAAATCTCACAGTTCCCACCGGTAACATCAGGCAGCAGGCGGGGGTGCCCGCGCTGCACCCGCTCGCCACGGTGGACCTGGCCGCCGTCGAGTCGCGGGTGCTGGGCATCCGCCGCCTCGCCACGGCCAAGGCCGAGCGGGTGTGGCCGGGCACGCTCAAGATCGAGGTGGTCGAGCGCGAGCCCGTCGCCGCCCTCCAGGTGAGCGGCAAGGCGGCGGTCGTCGACAAGCAGGGCGTGGTCATCGAGATCAAGGACACGGTGCCGCCGCTGCTGCCCGTCCTCGTCGTGGACCGGCCCGCCGCCGGCGAGCCGGCGACCATGGCCGCGCTCCAGGTGATCCAGAACCTCCCCGACGCGCTGGTCGGCCGGATCCGGCAGGTGCGGGCCACCACCGCCGAGGGCGTGTCGCTCACGCTCTCCGACGGCCGCAGCGTCGTCTGGGGCGGCACCGACCGGGGCGAGGAGAAGGGCCGCATCCTCACGCGGTTGCTGCGGCGCAAGGCCGAGGTCTACGACGTCAGTTCCCCGGACGTGGTGACCCTGCGCTGA
- the murC gene encoding UDP-N-acetylmuramate--L-alanine ligase, translating to MSLVKLVDPVSAEDLGRVHFIGIGGAGMSGIARILLKRGVRVSGSDARGSDLLNELRRLGATVHIGHAASHVKNADTVVVSTAIRDSNPELGEALRQGLRVIPRAAALASVMAGRTAVAIAGTHGKTTTTSMLTVALQKCGADPSYCVGGQLVTTGLGADEGSGQVFVAEADESDGSFLMLAPDIAVVTNVEADHLDNYGDPRAVHDTFARFADRVGSVLIACADDPGAVELAEIARSRGIRVRTYGAAGEVRVTDVRPDGFGTTFTVEGRGDVRLAVPGAHNALNATAVIAVADELGLPFEEIRDGLAAFTGAKRRFEAKGEAGGVAVFDSYAHHPTELAADLRAARDVVASFSGTGRVIAIFQPHLYSRTRFFADEFGAALGLADEAVVLDVYGAREDPEPGVSGAMVAERVPLPAERVAYAPDRAAVPALAAARARPGDIVLTMGAGDVTELGSQILAELSAH from the coding sequence ATGAGTCTGGTCAAGCTGGTCGATCCCGTCTCCGCCGAGGACCTGGGGCGGGTGCACTTCATCGGCATCGGCGGCGCCGGCATGTCGGGCATCGCGCGCATCCTGCTCAAGCGGGGCGTACGCGTCTCCGGCAGCGACGCCCGCGGCAGCGACCTGCTCAACGAGTTGCGCCGGCTGGGCGCGACCGTGCACATCGGCCACGCCGCCTCCCACGTCAAGAACGCCGACACCGTGGTCGTCTCCACCGCGATCCGCGACTCCAACCCCGAGCTGGGCGAGGCGCTCAGGCAGGGGCTGCGGGTCATCCCGCGCGCCGCCGCCCTCGCCTCCGTGATGGCCGGCCGCACCGCCGTCGCCATCGCCGGCACCCACGGCAAGACCACGACCACCTCCATGCTGACCGTGGCGCTGCAGAAGTGCGGCGCCGACCCGTCCTACTGCGTGGGCGGCCAGCTCGTCACCACCGGGCTCGGTGCCGACGAGGGCTCCGGCCAGGTCTTCGTGGCCGAGGCCGACGAGAGCGACGGGTCGTTCCTCATGCTCGCGCCCGACATCGCCGTGGTCACCAACGTCGAGGCCGACCACCTCGACAACTACGGCGACCCGCGGGCCGTCCACGACACCTTCGCCCGCTTCGCCGACCGCGTCGGGTCGGTGCTCATCGCCTGCGCAGACGACCCCGGCGCCGTCGAACTGGCCGAGATCGCGCGCTCGCGCGGCATCCGGGTGCGCACCTACGGCGCCGCGGGCGAGGTCCGGGTCACCGACGTGCGGCCCGACGGCTTCGGCACCACGTTCACCGTCGAGGGCCGCGGCGACGTCAGGCTGGCCGTTCCCGGGGCTCACAACGCCCTCAACGCCACCGCGGTGATCGCCGTGGCCGACGAGCTGGGGCTGCCCTTCGAGGAGATCAGGGACGGTCTGGCGGCCTTCACGGGGGCCAAGCGGCGCTTCGAGGCCAAGGGCGAGGCCGGCGGGGTCGCCGTCTTCGACAGCTACGCCCACCACCCCACCGAGCTGGCCGCCGACCTGCGGGCCGCGCGCGACGTGGTGGCCTCCTTCTCCGGCACCGGCCGGGTCATCGCGATCTTCCAGCCTCACCTCTACTCGCGCACCAGGTTCTTCGCCGACGAGTTCGGCGCGGCGCTCGGGCTGGCCGACGAGGCCGTCGTACTCGACGTCTACGGCGCCCGTGAGGACCCGGAGCCGGGGGTGTCCGGCGCGATGGTCGCCGAGCGGGTGCCGCTGCCGGCCGAGCGGGTGGCGTACGCGCCCGACCGCGCCGCGGTGCCGGCGCTGGCGGCCGCGCGGGCGCGGCCGGGCGACATCGTGCTCACCATGGGCGCCGGCGACGTCACCGAGCTGGGCTCGCAGATCCTGGCCGAACTCTCCGCCCACTGA
- the murG gene encoding undecaprenyldiphospho-muramoylpentapeptide beta-N-acetylglucosaminyltransferase translates to MRVVLAGGGTAGHIEPALALADALRHLDPSIGITCVGTERGLETGLVPARGYDLELVPAVPLPRALTPQLLTMPGRLAVAVNAVAAVLDRVRADVLVGFGGYVATPAYLAAKRRGLPIVVHEANPRPGLANRLGAKLTDHVFAGFPDAAFRGDYIGTPLRREIVTLDRLSTGDKARSWFGLENDRPTLLVFGGSRGARSINQAALAAAPALRAAGVQVLHVLGPGNSAEREPPPGDPQYVLLPYVDRMDLAYAAADLALCRSGALTCAEMTAVGLPGAYVPLPHGNGEQRINAERIVAGGGGLVGDDAELSPDWIIRNVLPILRDPERVAVMSEAASRLGRKDADIMLARKVLEIAR, encoded by the coding sequence ATGAGGGTGGTCCTCGCCGGGGGAGGGACGGCCGGCCACATCGAGCCGGCGCTCGCCCTTGCCGACGCGCTGCGCCATCTCGACCCGAGCATCGGCATCACCTGCGTCGGCACCGAGCGCGGGCTGGAGACCGGTCTCGTCCCGGCCAGAGGCTACGACCTGGAATTGGTGCCGGCCGTGCCGCTGCCCCGAGCCCTCACCCCGCAGCTGCTGACCATGCCCGGCCGGCTCGCCGTGGCGGTCAACGCCGTGGCCGCCGTCCTCGACCGGGTCCGCGCCGACGTCCTGGTCGGGTTCGGCGGCTACGTGGCGACCCCCGCCTACCTCGCGGCCAAGCGCCGCGGCCTGCCGATCGTCGTCCACGAGGCCAACCCGCGCCCGGGCCTGGCCAACCGGCTCGGCGCCAAGCTCACCGACCACGTCTTCGCCGGTTTCCCCGACGCGGCGTTCAGGGGCGACTACATCGGCACCCCGCTGCGCCGCGAGATCGTCACCCTCGACCGGCTGTCCACCGGCGACAAGGCCCGTTCCTGGTTCGGGCTGGAGAACGACCGGCCGACCCTGCTCGTCTTCGGCGGCTCTCGCGGCGCCCGGTCGATCAACCAGGCCGCCCTGGCCGCCGCGCCCGCGCTGCGCGCGGCAGGCGTCCAGGTGCTGCACGTGCTCGGGCCGGGCAACTCCGCCGAGCGGGAGCCGCCACCCGGCGATCCCCAGTACGTCCTGCTGCCGTACGTCGACCGCATGGACCTCGCCTACGCGGCGGCCGACCTGGCGCTGTGCCGCAGCGGCGCGCTCACCTGCGCCGAGATGACCGCCGTCGGCCTGCCCGGCGCGTACGTGCCGCTGCCGCACGGCAACGGCGAGCAGCGGATCAACGCCGAGCGCATCGTCGCGGGCGGCGGCGGCCTGGTGGGCGACGACGCCGAGCTGTCACCCGATTGGATCATCCGTAACGTGCTGCCCATCCTGCGCGACCCCGAGCGGGTCGCCGTCATGTCCGAGGCCGCCTCCCGGCTGGGGCGCAAGGACGCCGATATCATGCTGGCAAGGAAAGTCTTGGAGATAGCCCGATGA